In Pseudomonas sp. R76, one genomic interval encodes:
- a CDS encoding gamma-butyrobetaine hydroxylase-like domain-containing protein, which yields MSKFPTAVNLHKTSNTLGLTYGPDEVYQLPAELLRTHSPSAEVQGHGKPILQFGKLNVRLIKIEPAGQYALKLTFDDGHDSGLFTWDYLYQLAVRQEALWADYLAELKAAGKTRDPSESVVRLML from the coding sequence ATGTCGAAATTTCCTACTGCTGTAAACCTGCACAAAACCTCCAACACCCTCGGTCTCACCTACGGGCCCGATGAGGTCTACCAGCTCCCCGCCGAACTGTTGCGCACTCACTCGCCTTCCGCCGAGGTGCAGGGCCACGGCAAACCCATCCTGCAATTCGGCAAGCTCAACGTCCGGCTGATCAAGATAGAACCGGCCGGTCAGTACGCACTGAAACTGACCTTTGACGACGGCCATGACAGCGGACTGTTCACCTGGGACTACCTTTACCAGTTGGCCGTGCGCCAGGAAGCACTGTGGGCCGACTATCTTGCTGAACTCAAAGCGGCCGGCAAAACCCGCGATCCGAGTGAGTCGGTCGTGCGGCTGATGCTCTAA
- the phaC gene encoding class II poly(R)-hydroxyalkanoic acid synthase encodes MSNKNNDDLKRQASENTLGLNPIIALRKKDLLASAKMVLTQAIKQPLHSVKHVAHFGVELKNVMFGKSVLAPEGDDRRFSDPAWSQNPLYKRYLQTYLAWRKELHDWIGDSNLSEQDISRGHFVINLMTEAMAPTNSAANPAAVKRFFETGGKSLLDGLSHLAKDMVHNGGMPSQVNMGAFEVGKTLGTTEGAVVFRNDVLELIQYKPITEQVHERPLLVVPPQINKFYVFDLSPEKSLARFCLRNGQQTFIVSWRNPTKAQREWGLSTYIEALKEAVDVVTAITGSKDINMLGACSGGITCTALLGHYAALGEKKVNALTLLVSVLDTTLDTQVALFVDEQTLEAAKRHSYQAGVLEGRDMAKVFAWMRPNDLIWNYWVNNYLLGNEPPVFDILFWNNDTTRLPAAFHGDLIELFKNNPLVRANALEVCGTPIDLKQVTADIYSLAGTNDHITPWQSCYKSAQLFGGKVEFVLSSSGHIQSILNPPGNPKARYQTSDGLAGKPLEWQENATKHTDSWWLHWQAWQAERAGKLKKAPTSLGNKTYAAAEAAPGTYVHER; translated from the coding sequence ATGAGTAACAAGAATAACGATGACTTGAAACGCCAGGCCTCGGAAAACACCTTGGGGCTGAACCCGATCATCGCGTTACGCAAAAAGGATTTATTGGCCTCAGCGAAGATGGTGCTGACCCAAGCCATCAAGCAACCGTTGCACAGCGTCAAACACGTCGCCCATTTTGGCGTCGAGCTGAAGAATGTGATGTTCGGCAAATCAGTGTTGGCGCCCGAAGGCGATGACCGTCGCTTCAGCGACCCGGCGTGGAGCCAGAACCCGCTCTACAAGCGCTACTTGCAAACCTACCTGGCGTGGCGCAAGGAACTGCACGACTGGATCGGCGACAGCAACCTCTCGGAACAGGACATCAGCCGCGGCCACTTCGTGATCAACCTGATGACCGAAGCCATGGCCCCGACCAACAGCGCGGCCAACCCGGCGGCGGTCAAACGCTTCTTTGAAACCGGCGGTAAAAGCCTGCTCGATGGCTTGTCCCACCTGGCCAAAGACATGGTGCACAACGGCGGCATGCCGAGCCAGGTCAACATGGGCGCCTTTGAAGTGGGCAAGACCCTGGGCACCACCGAAGGCGCCGTGGTTTTTCGCAATGACGTGCTGGAGCTGATCCAGTACAAACCGATCACCGAGCAGGTGCACGAGCGCCCACTGCTGGTGGTGCCGCCGCAGATCAACAAATTCTATGTATTCGACCTGAGCCCGGAGAAGAGCCTGGCGCGCTTCTGTCTGCGTAATGGCCAGCAGACGTTTATTGTCAGCTGGCGCAACCCGACCAAGGCCCAGCGCGAGTGGGGCCTGTCGACCTATATCGAGGCGCTCAAGGAAGCGGTCGATGTGGTCACGGCGATTACCGGCAGCAAAGACATCAACATGCTCGGCGCCTGCTCCGGTGGCATCACCTGTACTGCATTGCTTGGCCACTACGCGGCGCTGGGCGAGAAGAAGGTCAACGCCCTGACCCTGTTGGTGAGCGTGCTCGACACCACCCTCGACACCCAGGTGGCGTTGTTCGTCGACGAACAGACCCTGGAAGCGGCCAAGCGCCATTCCTACCAGGCCGGCGTGCTGGAAGGCCGCGACATGGCCAAGGTGTTTGCCTGGATGCGCCCCAACGACCTGATCTGGAACTACTGGGTGAACAACTACCTGCTGGGCAACGAGCCGCCGGTGTTCGACATTCTGTTCTGGAACAACGACACCACGCGTCTGCCGGCAGCGTTTCATGGCGATTTGATCGAGCTGTTCAAGAACAACCCGCTGGTACGCGCCAACGCCCTGGAAGTGTGCGGCACGCCGATCGACCTCAAGCAGGTCACCGCCGATATCTATTCCCTGGCCGGCACCAACGACCACATCACGCCGTGGCAGTCTTGCTACAAGTCGGCGCAGCTGTTTGGCGGCAAAGTCGAATTTGTGTTGTCCAGCAGCGGGCATATCCAGAGCATCCTCAACCCGCCAGGCAACCCCAAGGCCCGCTACCAGACCAGCGATGGCCTGGCAGGCAAGCCGCTGGAGTGGCAAGAGAATGCAACCAAGCACACTGACTCGTGGTGGTTGCATTGGCAGGCATGGCAGGCAGAGCGGGCGGGGAAATTGAAGAAGGCTCCTACGAGTTTGGGTAACAAAACCTATGCCGCGGCTGAGGCGGCGCCGGGTACTTATGTGCATGAACGATAA
- the hslU gene encoding ATP-dependent protease ATPase subunit HslU, whose amino-acid sequence MSMTPREIVHELNRHIIGQDDAKRAVAIALRNRWRRMQLPEELRVEVTPKNILMIGPTGVGKTEIARRLAKLANAPFIKVEATKFTEVGYVGRDVESIIRDLADAALKLLREQEMTKVSHRAEDAAEERILDALLPPARMGFNEDAAPSSDSNTRQLFRKRLREGQLDDKEIEIEVAEVSGVDISAPPGMEEMTSQLQNLFANMGKGKKKSRKLKVKEALKLVRDEEAGRLVNEEELKAKALEAVEQHGIVFIDEIDKVAKRGNSGGVDVSREGVQRDLLPLIEGCTVNTKLGMVKTDHILFIASGAFHLSKPSDLVPELQGRLPIRVELKALTPGDFERILSEPHASLTEQYRELLKTEGLGIEFLPDGIKRLAEIAWQVNEKTENIGARRLHTLLERLLEEVSFSAGDMAGAQNGEAIKIDADYVNSHLGELAQNEDLSRYIL is encoded by the coding sequence ATGTCCATGACTCCCCGCGAAATCGTCCATGAACTTAATCGCCATATCATCGGCCAGGACGATGCCAAGCGCGCCGTTGCTATTGCGCTGCGTAACCGCTGGCGCCGGATGCAATTGCCCGAAGAGTTGCGCGTTGAAGTAACGCCAAAGAACATCCTGATGATCGGCCCGACCGGCGTCGGTAAAACCGAAATCGCCCGGCGCCTGGCCAAACTGGCCAATGCACCGTTCATCAAGGTCGAAGCCACCAAGTTCACCGAAGTGGGCTATGTGGGCCGCGACGTTGAGTCGATCATCCGTGACCTGGCCGACGCCGCCTTGAAACTGCTGCGCGAACAGGAAATGACCAAGGTCAGCCACCGCGCCGAAGATGCTGCCGAAGAACGCATCCTCGACGCCCTGCTGCCACCGGCACGCATGGGTTTCAACGAAGACGCCGCACCGTCGTCCGATTCCAATACCCGTCAGCTGTTCCGCAAGCGCCTGCGTGAAGGCCAGCTGGATGACAAGGAAATCGAGATCGAAGTGGCTGAAGTCTCCGGCGTCGATATTTCCGCACCGCCTGGCATGGAAGAAATGACCAGCCAGCTGCAGAACCTGTTCGCCAACATGGGCAAGGGCAAGAAGAAAAGCCGCAAGCTCAAGGTGAAGGAAGCGCTGAAACTGGTGCGCGACGAAGAAGCCGGGCGCCTGGTGAATGAGGAAGAGCTCAAGGCCAAGGCCCTGGAAGCGGTCGAGCAGCATGGCATCGTGTTTATCGACGAGATCGACAAGGTCGCCAAGCGCGGCAACTCCGGCGGCGTCGACGTGTCCCGCGAAGGCGTACAGCGAGACCTGCTGCCGCTGATCGAAGGCTGCACCGTGAACACCAAGCTGGGCATGGTCAAGACTGACCACATCCTGTTTATCGCCTCGGGTGCGTTCCACCTGAGCAAGCCAAGCGACCTGGTGCCGGAGCTGCAAGGCCGTCTGCCGATTCGCGTGGAACTCAAGGCGCTGACCCCAGGCGACTTCGAGCGCATCCTCAGCGAGCCGCATGCTTCGCTCACCGAGCAGTACCGTGAGCTGCTGAAAACCGAAGGCTTGGGCATCGAGTTCCTGCCGGACGGTATCAAGCGCCTGGCGGAGATTGCCTGGCAGGTCAACGAGAAGACCGAGAACATTGGTGCGCGTCGTCTGCACACCTTGCTTGAGCGCCTGCTTGAGGAAGTGTCCTTCAGCGCTGGCGACATGGCCGGTGCGCAGAATGGCGAAGCGATCAAGATCGACGCTGACTACGTTAATAGCCACCTGGGCGAATTGGCGCAGAACGAAGACCTGTCTCGTTATATCCTGTAA